CCGCGCCGGAATCCAGCAGTTCGGCCAATTGGCGGCCCAGTTCTTTGGCTCCCCAACCAAGGTGGGTTTCCATAATCTGGCCTATATTCATTCGCGAAGGCACGCCCAGGGGGTTGAGCACAATGTCAACGGGACGGCCGTCGGCGAAGAAAGGCATGTCTTCTTCCGGCAGGATGCAGGAGACGACGCCCTTGTTACCATGGCGGCCCGCCATTTTGTCGCCCACCGAGAGCTTACGCTTGATGGCAATGTGAACCTTGACCATCTTGATGACGCCGGGGGGCAGATCGTCCCCTTCGGTGACCTTTTCGCGTTTGGAGTCATAAATGGCGCGCAGATAATCAATCTGCTGGTCATAGGACTTGAGTATGTCGGTCACGGCATCATTGACTTCCTTGCTCTTGAAAAGGCCAGCGAGCTTTTTCACGGGCAGTTCGTCAAGCATTTCTTCAGTCAGGGCCGCACCGGCTTCCACCAGCACTTCGCCCTTCTTTTTGCCGGGCACGGAGGTAGCGACCTGCTTGCCGCAGACGTGCGGGGCCAGCAGAACGCGCGTGCGGTCGGTAAGGGCGCGCATGTGGTCGGCTTCTTTCTGGTCAAACACCGCAGTGTCATGAACCTCAATGGCCAGCGTGCGGTCGTCCTTTTCGCCCGAGCGGCGGTTGAAGACCTTGACGTCAATGATGGTGCCTTCCACTCCCGGCGGGACCTTGAGGGAGGTGTTTTTCACGTCCCTGGCCTTTTCGCCGAAAATGGCGCGCAGCAGTTTTTCTTCAGGGGTAAGCTGGGTTTCGCCCTTGGGGGTGATTTTGCCCACAAGGATGTCGTCGGGCTTGACCGCCGCGCCAATGCGAATGATGCCGCTTTCATCCAGGTTACGCAGCATGTCTTCGCTGACGTTGGGGATGTCGCGGGTGATTTCTTCGGGTCCAAGCTTGGTGTCACGCGCCACCACTTCGAATTCTTCGATGTGGATGGAGGTGAAGACGTCTTCCTTCACCGTGCGTTCGGAGATGAGGATGGAGTCTTCGTAGTTGTAGCCGCACCAGGGCATAAAGGCTACCACGAGGTTTTTGCCCAAAGCCAGTTCACCGTCGTCGATGCCGGGGCCGTCAGCGAGAATCTGGCCTTTTTTGACAACCTGGCCAGGATAGCAGCTGGGCTTCTGCCCGAAGCAGGAGTTCTGGTTGGACTTGTGGTACTTGAGCAGGTCATAGGCGCGCACGCCGCCCTGCTTTTTGTACACGTCGCCCTCGTAGGCCACCACGATGCGGTCGGCGTCCACATATTCCACCTTGCCGTTGGCAGGGGCAACGATGCAGGCGCCGGAGTCGCGGGCCACGTCCACTTCCATGCCAGTGCCCACAAGGGGCTTTTCTGAACGCAGCAGAGGCACGGCCTGGCGCTGCATGTTGGAACCCATGAGCGCGCGGTTGGCGTCGTCGTGTTCCAGGAAGGGAATGAGCGCAGCGGAGATGGAGACCATCTGGCTGGGCGAGATGTCCATAAGGTTCACTTCGTCGCGGTGGCGCATTTCCACTTCGCCCTTGACGCGCACGGTGACAAGCTCGTCCAGCAGGTTGCCGTGCTCGTCCACAAGGGCGTTGGCCTGGGCGATGACCTGGTCGCCTTCACGCGAAGCGTCAAGGTGCACCACGTCCTCGGTGACGCGGCCTTCGCGCACGACACGGTACGGCGTTTCGATAAAGCCGTAGTCATTGACCTTGGCAAAGGTGGTCAGGGAAACGATAAGGCCGATGTTCGGGCCTTCAGGCGTTTCAATGGGGCAGATGCGGCCATAGTGCGACGTATGCACGTCGCGCACCTCAAAGCCCGCGCGCTCACGGGTCAGACCGCCGGGGCCCAGGGCCGAAAGGCGGCGCTTGTGCGTCACTTCGGACAGGGAGTTGGTCTGGTCCATAAACTGCGACAGCTGGGATGTGCCAAAGAATTCCTTGAGCACGGCCGCCACGGGTTTGGGGTTGATAAGGTCGTGCGGCATGAGCGTGGAGATTTCCTGCAGGCTCATGCGCTCCTTGATGGCGCGCTCCATGCGCACAAGGCCGATGCGGTACTGGTTTTCCACCAGCTCGCCCACAAGGCGAACGCGGCGGTTGCCCAGATGGTCGATATCGTCGGCCGGGCCATGGCTGTCCTTGAGGTGCACCAGCACCTTGATGGCCGTGAGAATGTCATGGTCCGTCAGGGTGCGCAGATCCGAAGATTCGTCCAGCGCAAGGCGCTGGTTGAGCTTGTACCGGCCCACGGGCGACAGGTCGTAGTAGTCGCCGTTGCGGAACAGGTTGTCGAAGAAGCTGGCTGCAATCTCGGCAGTGGGCGGCGAAGAGGGACGCAGACGACGGTAGATCTCTTCCTGCGCCTTCTGCTGGTCGGGAATACGGTCCAGCATGAGGGTGTCGCGGATGGAGGACGACGTATCGGTGCCCTTGGTGTGCAGCACGCTGACCCGGTTAATGCCGGCTTCACGCATGCGGTCCAGCAGACCGGGAGTGATTTCATCCGCGGCTTCTGCCAGAAGTTCGCCGGTTTTGGGATCGGCCACGTCCACAGCCAGAAACATGCTGTCCAGAGTGTCAGGACGCATTTCAATGGCTTCAATGCCCGATTCACAGATAAGACGCCAGCTGCGTTTGGTAATGGGCTTGCCAGCCTTGACAATGACGTTGCCTGCGCCGTCAACGATGTCGGCATAGGCATTGTCCTTGCGGTACAGGTCCTTGCGCACTTCCCAGTAGATCGCGTTACGGTCTTCCAGACGGTAGGTTTCGCGCGAGTAGAAGTAGTCGAGGATCTGTTCCTTGCTCATGCCCATGGCCTTGAAAAGGATCGTGGCGGGCATTTTGCGGCGGCGGTCAATGCGGACGTAGAGTATGTCCTTGTGGTCAAAGTCAAAGTCCAGCCAGGAACCGCGCATGGGAATGATGCGGCACGAATACAGCACCTTGCGGCTGGTATGCGTCTTGCCGCCGTCATGCTCGAAAATGATGCCTGGCGAACGCTGCAACTGGTTGACGATGACACGCTCGGTGCCGTTTATGATAAAGGTGCCTTTTTCGGTCATAAGGGGCAGGGTGCCAAAATAGATATCCTGTTCCTTGATGTCGCGAATGGTACGGTTGCCCGACGCTTCATCGGCATCATAGACCACAAGGCGCACCTTGATGCGCATGGGGGCTTCGTAGGTCAGTCCCTTTGAGATGCACTCCGCCTGATCGTACTTGGGTTCGCCAACTTCATAGCTGACAAATTCCAGACTGGCGGTCTTGTTGAAGTCTTCAATGGGAAAAACAGTATGAAAAACACCTTCGAGTCCTTCATCAGGGCGGCGATCGGCTTCCGGAACGCCTTCCTGAAGAAACTTTTCATATGAATCTATCTGCAGGTTAAGCAGATGGGGAATAGGGAGGGAAATCTTGATCTTGCCGAACTGTTTGGTGAGCTGGCCCATGGGTACCTCAAGATAGGTAGCGGTTGCGCCCCGGCGGAGCGACAAGTAAAGCGTCTGCCGAAGCCGGCGGGCAAAAACTTGTTGTCACTGCACCCTGAAAGCGTAAATCACGGTGGGAGGTAATGCTTACTGCGCGGGGAAGGCGAAAAAAACCCATCCCTGTCTGGGTAAACAGGGCTTGGGTTCAGGCGTCAACCTTAAAAATATGTACTTATGCAGTAAGTTATATTAAACAGAAAAAGGCCTCCTAAGCCGTTCATGAAAGAGGATACATAATGCGAATTTTAAACTATGGCAAGCCTTTTTTTTGATCTGTTTTTTTTACCGCGTCAGAGCATAAACAATACCGACGTTAATGGCAAAAAGAATTTGGTCGTGATCCACGGAAAATTTCCAAAACAGAGTATCTTTGAAATGCTGCGCTTTTCAAAAAAAGCGATTACCGGCAGAAGTCACGCCACCTTGTGGAGCATGTATATTTTTTTAGAGCAATTTCTCTTTGAAATTGCTCTGCTGACGCTAAGGCGGCAGCCGCCACGAAGTGACGTGAATTCTGGCGAGCTTTAGCCGTTGCGACGAAGGAAGCTACGGATGCTTAAAGCGTTGTGACGCAGGAAACTACGCTTGAAGACAGCATGAGTAACTATACGTCTTGTTCTGTGTAATCGCTGTCGCCATTCGTAAGGCTCGTGGACTCGCCAACGACTGCCGCAAAGACAGCAATTGGTTAATAGAGCGAGCAGCCTGCTGATGGCTGGCGCAAACCACGTTTTTTGCCAGAATGATGCGTTGAAACAGGGCGTGTTTCAAAAGCAAAATGCTCTAACAGTAAAATGTTCTACGGGGGCATGCTCCGGCAGCCAAAAAAAAAGCGGGGCCAGAGGCCCCGCCATAAAGCACGGTAGAACCGAACTTACTTCACTTCGACAACAGCGCCGGCTTCGGTCAGCTGCTTCTTGGCGTCTTCGGCTTCGTCCTTGGACACGCCTTCCTTCAGGGTGGAGGGGCAGCCGTCAACCTTTTCCTTGGCTTCCTTGAGGCCAAGGCTGGTCAGGGCGCGCACGACCTTGATGACGCCGATCTTGTTGGCGCCAGCTTCCTTCAGGATAACGTCGAACTCGGTCTTTTCTTCAGCAGCTTCAGCAGCAGCGGCGGGAGCGGCCACCATCATGGCAGCGGCAGGCGCAGCGGCGGACACGCCAAACTTTTCTTCCAGTTCTTTGATGAACTCGGAAAGTTCAAGAACGGTCATGCTGGAGATAAATTCAACAACTTCTTCTTTGGTAACGGCCATGATAGTCTCCTAATCTTTGGCTTAAATTCGGATGATTTCGGTGATGGCCAACTAGGCGGCATTGGACTTCTGCTCTTCGATGCCCTTGAGGGCATAGAGCAGGCCACGCAGCATGTTGGCAAACAGCGACACAAAGTTGGTGGGCACGGCGTTCATGGTGCCGAGCAGCTGACCGAGAAGCTGTTCCCTTCCGGGCAGCTTGGCCAGCGCATCCAGTTGGGCGGCACTCAGGGCCTTACCGTCCAGGCTGGCGCAGCGAAGCTCAAAGAGCTTGCTTTGCTTGGCAAAATCACTCAACGCCTTGGCCACCGCCACGGGGTCATCGAACCCAAAGGCCACGCCGATGTTCTCATGGAAGTTATCCTTGATGACATCGTGCGTGCCGTCGGTCAGAGCTATACGCGCCAACGTGTTTTTAACGACGAGATATTCGCCGCCAGCCTTGCGAAGGCTCACACGCAGGTTTGTCAGCTCTTCCACCGTCATACCCTTGAAGTCCGTCAGCACAGCAAAGGAAGCACTGTCGGCCTTGGCCTTGATGGCTCCAATTATTGCGGCTTTTTCAGACCTGTTCACGTGATACCTCTCACGTTCGGGGTTGCCAGGTGGAAT
This DNA window, taken from Desulfovibrio sp. 86, encodes the following:
- the rplL gene encoding 50S ribosomal protein L7/L12, translating into MAVTKEEVVEFISSMTVLELSEFIKELEEKFGVSAAAPAAAMMVAAPAAAAEAAEEKTEFDVILKEAGANKIGVIKVVRALTSLGLKEAKEKVDGCPSTLKEGVSKDEAEDAKKQLTEAGAVVEVK
- the rpoB gene encoding DNA-directed RNA polymerase subunit beta, which gives rise to MGQLTKQFGKIKISLPIPHLLNLQIDSYEKFLQEGVPEADRRPDEGLEGVFHTVFPIEDFNKTASLEFVSYEVGEPKYDQAECISKGLTYEAPMRIKVRLVVYDADEASGNRTIRDIKEQDIYFGTLPLMTEKGTFIINGTERVIVNQLQRSPGIIFEHDGGKTHTSRKVLYSCRIIPMRGSWLDFDFDHKDILYVRIDRRRKMPATILFKAMGMSKEQILDYFYSRETYRLEDRNAIYWEVRKDLYRKDNAYADIVDGAGNVIVKAGKPITKRSWRLICESGIEAIEMRPDTLDSMFLAVDVADPKTGELLAEAADEITPGLLDRMREAGINRVSVLHTKGTDTSSSIRDTLMLDRIPDQQKAQEEIYRRLRPSSPPTAEIAASFFDNLFRNGDYYDLSPVGRYKLNQRLALDESSDLRTLTDHDILTAIKVLVHLKDSHGPADDIDHLGNRRVRLVGELVENQYRIGLVRMERAIKERMSLQEISTLMPHDLINPKPVAAVLKEFFGTSQLSQFMDQTNSLSEVTHKRRLSALGPGGLTRERAGFEVRDVHTSHYGRICPIETPEGPNIGLIVSLTTFAKVNDYGFIETPYRVVREGRVTEDVVHLDASREGDQVIAQANALVDEHGNLLDELVTVRVKGEVEMRHRDEVNLMDISPSQMVSISAALIPFLEHDDANRALMGSNMQRQAVPLLRSEKPLVGTGMEVDVARDSGACIVAPANGKVEYVDADRIVVAYEGDVYKKQGGVRAYDLLKYHKSNQNSCFGQKPSCYPGQVVKKGQILADGPGIDDGELALGKNLVVAFMPWCGYNYEDSILISERTVKEDVFTSIHIEEFEVVARDTKLGPEEITRDIPNVSEDMLRNLDESGIIRIGAAVKPDDILVGKITPKGETQLTPEEKLLRAIFGEKARDVKNTSLKVPPGVEGTIIDVKVFNRRSGEKDDRTLAIEVHDTAVFDQKEADHMRALTDRTRVLLAPHVCGKQVATSVPGKKKGEVLVEAGAALTEEMLDELPVKKLAGLFKSKEVNDAVTDILKSYDQQIDYLRAIYDSKREKVTEGDDLPPGVIKMVKVHIAIKRKLSVGDKMAGRHGNKGVVSCILPEEDMPFFADGRPVDIVLNPLGVPSRMNIGQIMETHLGWGAKELGRQLAELLDSGAAMQVLRDEVKSVYSSEDINKLVDEMDDEEFKASVHKLRNGIVTKTPVFDGATEEEIWGWMERAGLANDGKTTLYDGRTGEPFKNRVTTGVMYMLKLHHLVDEKIHARSTGPYSLVTQQPLGGKAQFGGQRLGEMEVWALEAYGAAYLLQEFLTVKSDDVTGRVKMYEKIVKGDNFLEAGLPESFNVLVKELMSLGLNVTLHQEEGKKKPKRVGYMRDREDEA
- the rplJ gene encoding 50S ribosomal protein L10 encodes the protein MNRSEKAAIIGAIKAKADSASFAVLTDFKGMTVEELTNLRVSLRKAGGEYLVVKNTLARIALTDGTHDVIKDNFHENIGVAFGFDDPVAVAKALSDFAKQSKLFELRCASLDGKALSAAQLDALAKLPGREQLLGQLLGTMNAVPTNFVSLFANMLRGLLYALKGIEEQKSNAA